aaaattgaaaataaaaaagataatgatgTGAACGCTGAtgtagctcaactggagtgtagcaacattaaatgctacgcttcagattttagatatatatagataagaatGGATTAATAACTTAATTTAGTCCCCTATTTGGTGTTGAACAAGCAGCAAGAGTATTTGTGTGTGTATCTCTTACAATTAgattcctctttatttttcttctaaaaaaaaaaaaaaaatcctctttattttgtatttttttttgggtaatatgAACATCATTTCAATTCTATTGTAATGTTTTGAATATTAATATTAACATTCTGGAGCTAATGTACTATCGAAAAGAATAAATTGAGCATGGTTTTGGGAGCTCTTAAAGCTTTTACTGTTTTATgataaattctttatttttgacCAAAGAGTTTGGTGAAAGATTGATTGCAAAGATGAGGCAAAATCATTTGCAGATTTCATGGAAAATAGAAGAAAGAATGGTATGTTAAAAATGGTCTAAAAAATCGACAATGAGCTAGTGACtatttttatattctatttaaaaaaaaacttttaagcTCCTTTTGAAACAATTATACTAAAATATCATTCACACGTTTTCTCATGGTCTTTCAACAAATACACAACAAACAAATTGTCACAGGCAGAGGCACCTACATGCACTTGgccacatttttttaaaaaatattttttttggataccaGGTACAAAACAGAAGACAAAAAACTGTCTCCAACGAAAAATAGCCTccaaaagagaaacaaagaagCACACTTTATTGCTTTTGGCACCATGATGGTCGAAATCACATTTGTTTTTATGCACTTGGCTCCTTAGCTTCTAACAACAGTGACCTTTTATCATAGTTTGCAGTAGATTAAAGGAACGACTAGCATTATTTTGACTACAAAGAGTGCACTGATTGTAAAGACAAAGTTAAGACAGTACCTTGTGCCCATCAATATGAACTTGAAGAAGTCTCAATCTCTTGAGAAACAATCGCTACCATTGGATTTTCTGAAAGGCGTTGGAAATATAGAGGAATTTAAGGCAAGTCCACTTGCATCACTCCTTCAAGAATTTGAACTGCTTGGCCCATAGTTGGTCTATCCCTTGGATCATCTTGAATGCACCAACAAGCAACTTTACAGGCTCTAGTTAGCTCTTCCATGATGGCATTTCCCTCTAATTTGTGATCTAGTAGTGTCAGAAGGTCTTCCCCTTTGTTTATCGCAATTGCAACACGAGATGGAAAGTAGATACGTATCTCTTCATCATCACCATCTAGCATGTCCATATTTCTCCTACCAGATACTATCTCGAAAAGAAGCTTCCCATAACTGAAAACATCAACTTTTGGAGTAACAGCTTCACCTGAAATCCATTCTGGTGCTAGATAGCCCCTAGTTCCCCTTATGGTGGTCAACACACGACTGAAGTCCCGTCCAATTATTTTTGCAAGACCAAAATCAGCCACTTTTGGATTATATTCAGCATCCAACAATATGTTCTCAGGTTTGATGTCAAAATGCATGATACAATCTCTGCAGTTACCATGAAGGTAAGCCAACCCTTTAGCAATCCCAATCGCAATTTGATATCTTGTCTTCCAATCCAAAATCTTTGAAGTGTTTTGGAACAAATGGGATTCTAGAGAACCTTTTGGCATGTAATCATAGACAAGAAATCTTTTTGAAGCTTCTACACAAAAACCACGAAGGCGAAGAAGATTAACATGCTGGATTGCTCCAAGTGTGCTAACTTCTGCACGGAATTGCTTCTCACCTTGATCTAGACTTCTTATTTTCTTCACTGCGATAGTTGTTGAATTTGGTAATGTCCCTTTGAAAACAGAACCAAAACCACCCTCCCCAAGTTTTTGGGAGAACTTTCTTGTTGCTCTTTGTAAATCTCGATACttgaacaaaatcaaagaaatatgtACTTCTTCCAGTACAACAGTGGATTGTCTGCTCCGAATAATTGCCAATCCAATGGaaatgagaagaatgagtaCATCGAGAATTCCAACAATCCAAGCTGCTTTTTTCAACATATTGGTTTTACTTCCCACTAGCTCAGATGCTGAAATGCGAATATGAAAATCTCCACCTAACTCATTACCAGAAGAAGGTTGTAGATATATAGGTGTTCCTTTGAAAATTGAACACCCATTATTATAAGAGTAAGCAACACAATGACAGCTACTTAAACAGTTTAATTTGCATTCTTCAACATTTTTTACTGCTGGAAGATGTGATATTTCTGGAAAGAGCACGTTGTGCATTGTGAGGAACTTGTCATCTGAGCATTGTAGAGGAGTTATTCTCTCACACCCTCCTTCATAGTCATATAAGTCCCAATTTCTTGAATATCTTGGTCTAAAACCTTTCGGGCAATTACAAAGAGATCCATTCTGTTGATTGCAGATGCCATACTCCCCGCAGAAACCCGCAATCTCACAACGTTGCTGAGGTGCCTTCCAAACCAAATTCCATCGGTGTAAATCCTCATCCCATACATAGAGAATTAGCTCCCCGATGCTATTCAAAACAAATCTTGCGAATGTGTAAGGAGAAACaacataatatataaaatagcttTCATTCATATTGGAAACATGTGATGTATATATGTATTGCTTGGTCAATTCCTTCCAAGACAGATTCCCTCCATATT
This DNA window, taken from Quercus robur chromosome 2, dhQueRobu3.1, whole genome shotgun sequence, encodes the following:
- the LOC126716046 gene encoding G-type lectin S-receptor-like serine/threonine-protein kinase At2g19130 encodes the protein MHNVLFPEISHLPAVKNVEECKLNCLSSCHCVAYSYNNGCSIFKGTPIYLQPSSGNELGGDFHIRISASELVGSKTNMLKKAAWIVGILDVLILLISIGLAIIRSRQSTVVLEEVHISLILFKYRDLQRATRKFSQKLGEGGFGSVFKGTLPNSTTIAVKKIRSLDQGEKQFRAEVSTLGAIQHVNLLRLRGFCVEASKRFLVYDYMPKGSLESHLFQNTSKILDWKTRYQIAIGIAKGLAYLHGNCRDCIMHFDIKPENILLDAEYNPKVADFGLAKIIGRDFSRVLTTIRGTRGYLAPEWISGEAVTPKVDVFSYGKLLFEIVSGRRNMDMLDGDDEEIRIYFPSRVAIAINKGEDLLTLLDHKLEGNAIMEELTRACKVACWCIQDDPRDRPTMGQAVQILEGVMQVDLP